Below is a genomic region from Candidatus Polarisedimenticolia bacterium.
CGAGATAGCCGTAGGAAGCCTGGAAGCTCCAGTTCTGCGTCGGGTTGAAGGAGATGCGGCCTGAGTAGGAGTCGAGCCGCCGAAAATCGAAATCGTAGCGGTCCTCGTCGGGCTCCCGTCCGTTGAACCAGGAGCCTTCGACCTTGATCCGGCGCGTCATGAGGCCGGCCGTGAGCACCCCGAAGCTGATGTGGGTCGAGTCCTGCCAATGGTGCGCCAGCGGTGCGAGCGGATCGGACATCGCCGAAAGGCGGTGCGGGAAGGCGACCGGGCCGAGGGCCGGCTCGCCGGAGGGTGCCGCGTAGAGCTGCAGGGCGAGCGAGTCCGACACCGGGACGGTGTAGAGGGCCGCCAGCTCCATGAAAAGATCGTGGGGATGCTGCCGGTCGTGCAGCGGCTCTCCGTCGAGGGCTTCTCCGGTCTGGAGAAGCAGGGGATATCCCTCTTTGCCGATGGTCAGAGGGTCGAGGCTGAGCATCTCGCGGAACATCAGCACACCCCATCCGGCCGGGTGGCTTTCCATTGCCATGACCCAGTTCGGCCCCGTCCAATCGGAATCGCCCCGGTCGCTTCCCTGGTCGTCATAGCCGGCGAAGAAGTTCCAGTGGCCCATTATCGTCCAGCCGCCCCACCAGTGGTGCAGCCCGTGTATCGGTGTCGAATCGGGCTGCCAGGCCGTCCCCGAGGCGTTGCGCGATTCGGGAATCACCAGTGGATTGGGCGAGCCGTGCTGGTGCGCGGCATGGACGTCTTCCGAAACCTGCTGAGCGCTTTCGACGGTGGGATCCCCGTGCTCATGTCCCTGGGCCTCGATCAGGCCGAATGAACCGAGAAGCAGCGACGCCTGTAGCGTTAACAAACGGATTCCTGGCTTCATCTTCCCCCTTTTCGGCGGCATTCCCCAGACCGTGGCGGGGATTGTAACCTCCGTGAGGAATTCAGGCCAAAGGAATGGGATAGGGGTGGACCTGCAGGTCCAGGATGGGTTTTCAGGCCCGATTTGCATCGCCAGCGCCGGACGGTTCATAATTGATTTCAAAAGGCACAGAATCGTTGCCGGCAGCATGAGAGAGGGGCCGGATGGCAAGAGCTCTGAGGGGTGAAACGCGCACGCCGGAGCAGCTGCGGGAGCACTACGAGATCGAAAAGGAACTCGCCTCGCGCCTCCGCCAGAGTGCTCCGGAAGAACGACTTCGCCTCTACACCCCCATTTACGACGAGCTCTTCCGGCGCGTCGCCCACCACCCGGTTCAGCGGCTCAAGGAGGATCCCCGGGCCAGCCGACGGACCATCCAGTCCCAGTACCGTCGCGTCAAGCGCTTCCTTCGCCCCGACACGCGCTTTCTCGAAATCGGTCCGGGGGACTGCGGTCTGTCCTTCGTCGTAGCCCAAGAGGTCTCCCAGGTTTACGGCGTGGACGTGACGGAAGAGATCAAGAAGGCGGGCGTCCTCCCTGACAACTTCCAATTCGTCCTGTCCGACGGAACCAGCGTTCCTCTTCCACCGGAAACGGCGACGGTCGCTTACAGTCATCAGCTCATGGAGCACCTGCATCCCGACGATGCCCTGACCCAGCTGCGCAATATCTACCGGGTCCTCGCTCCCGGCGGAGTTTACCTTTGCCTCACCCCGAACGCGGTCGTGGGTCCCCACGACATCTCCATGTATTTCGACTCGGTGGCGACCGGCCTGCATTTGAAGGAATACACCAACGCGGAGCTCGCCGGCCTGTTTGCGTCGGTTGGATTCTCCAAGGTTCGAGGCATGGTTTCCGTAAAAGGTCACGCAATCCTGGTGCCTGCCTGGATCCCTTTCACGCTTGAATGGCTTATCCAGCGGCTGCCGCACCGCCTGGGCCGCGCCCTCGGGGTCCGCATGCCCTTGCGGTCGCTACTGGGTGTTCAATTGGTGGCGTATAAAACGTGAAACGATCCGCTGCCTCCTCCGAGCCGAAGATTCTCTTCCTTATAAACCGATATCCCCCAGTGCACGGCGGGGGCGGTTTTTTCATCAGCCTGCTCCATGAATCCATCCGGCCCCTGGGGT
It encodes:
- a CDS encoding class I SAM-dependent methyltransferase → MARALRGETRTPEQLREHYEIEKELASRLRQSAPEERLRLYTPIYDELFRRVAHHPVQRLKEDPRASRRTIQSQYRRVKRFLRPDTRFLEIGPGDCGLSFVVAQEVSQVYGVDVTEEIKKAGVLPDNFQFVLSDGTSVPLPPETATVAYSHQLMEHLHPDDALTQLRNIYRVLAPGGVYLCLTPNAVVGPHDISMYFDSVATGLHLKEYTNAELAGLFASVGFSKVRGMVSVKGHAILVPAWIPFTLEWLIQRLPHRLGRALGVRMPLRSLLGVQLVAYKT